One window of the Paraburkholderia sp. PGU19 genome contains the following:
- the paaI gene encoding hydroxyphenylacetyl-CoA thioesterase PaaI: MSTQPNLSNTMTPDELARATAEAMYANDACSKALGIDILEVRAGYARLRMSVRPDFLNGHQICHGGLMFTLADSAFAFACNSYNINTVAAGCSIEFLRPVHGGDVLTAEAVEQTLSGRNGIYDIRVTNRANETVAMFRGKSAQIKGTVIPVDD; this comes from the coding sequence ATGTCCACGCAACCCAACCTGAGCAACACGATGACGCCCGACGAACTCGCGCGCGCGACAGCCGAAGCCATGTATGCGAACGATGCCTGCAGCAAGGCGCTCGGCATCGACATTCTCGAAGTGCGCGCTGGCTACGCGCGCCTTCGGATGAGCGTACGGCCCGACTTTCTGAATGGCCATCAGATCTGTCACGGCGGTCTGATGTTCACGCTGGCCGATTCGGCATTCGCGTTCGCCTGCAACTCGTACAACATCAATACCGTCGCGGCGGGCTGCTCGATCGAATTTTTGCGCCCCGTGCACGGTGGCGACGTCCTGACTGCGGAAGCTGTCGAGCAGACATTGAGCGGTCGTAACGGCATCTACGACATTCGCGTCACGAACCGCGCGAACGAGACCGTTGCGATGTTTCGCGGCAAGTCCGCGCAAATCAAAGGCACCGTGATCCCCGTCGACGACTGA
- the pcaF gene encoding 3-oxoadipyl-CoA thiolase — translation MTDAFICDAIRTPFGRYGGALKDVRADDLGAVPIKALIERNPGVDWRALDDVIYGCANQAGEDNRNVARMSALLAGLPTHAPGTTLNRLCGSGMDAVGTAARAIKAGEANLMIAGGVESMTRAPFVMGKASSAFSRQSEIYDTTIGWRFVNAQMKRDYGVDSMPETAENVAVDFNISRADQDAFAMRSQEKAARAQRDGTLAHEIVPVDIPQKKGEPIRVALDEHPRETSLEALGKLKGVVRPDGSVTAGNASGVNDGACALLIASEAAAEQYGLRRRARVIGMATAGVEPRIMGIGPAPATQKLLKQLNMTLDQFDVIELNEAFASQGLAVLRQLGLRDDDPRVNPNGGAIALGHPLGASGARLITTALHQLERINGRFALCTMCIGVGQGIALAIERV, via the coding sequence ATGACCGACGCATTTATCTGTGACGCCATTCGCACTCCCTTCGGCCGCTACGGCGGCGCGTTGAAAGACGTCCGTGCCGACGACCTGGGCGCCGTCCCAATCAAGGCGCTGATCGAACGGAATCCCGGCGTGGACTGGCGCGCACTCGACGATGTGATCTACGGCTGCGCCAATCAGGCGGGGGAAGACAACCGGAACGTGGCACGCATGTCGGCGCTGCTCGCCGGCTTGCCGACGCACGCGCCCGGTACCACGCTCAACCGGCTGTGCGGATCGGGTATGGATGCAGTCGGCACGGCAGCCCGCGCGATCAAGGCTGGCGAGGCAAACCTGATGATTGCGGGCGGCGTCGAAAGCATGACGCGAGCACCGTTCGTGATGGGCAAGGCAAGCTCGGCGTTCTCGCGGCAATCGGAAATTTACGACACGACCATCGGCTGGCGCTTCGTCAACGCACAGATGAAGCGCGACTACGGCGTCGATTCGATGCCCGAGACAGCGGAAAACGTCGCCGTGGACTTCAATATCAGTCGCGCCGACCAGGACGCGTTTGCAATGCGCAGTCAGGAGAAGGCGGCCCGCGCACAACGCGACGGTACGCTCGCGCACGAAATCGTGCCCGTCGACATTCCGCAGAAGAAGGGCGAGCCTATCCGCGTGGCGCTCGATGAGCATCCGCGTGAGACGTCGCTCGAAGCACTCGGCAAACTGAAGGGCGTCGTGCGGCCGGATGGCTCGGTGACGGCAGGGAACGCATCCGGCGTCAACGACGGTGCGTGCGCACTTCTTATTGCCAGTGAGGCAGCGGCCGAACAATACGGCTTGCGGCGCCGTGCCCGCGTGATCGGTATGGCAACGGCAGGCGTCGAGCCGCGCATCATGGGCATTGGGCCGGCGCCCGCCACGCAAAAACTGCTGAAGCAACTCAATATGACGCTCGACCAGTTCGACGTGATCGAGCTCAACGAAGCGTTTGCATCTCAAGGTCTGGCCGTTCTACGTCAGCTCGGTTTGCGCGACGACGATCCGCGCGTCAATCCGAACGGCGGTGCGATCGCACTCGGGCATCCGCTCGGTGCGTCCGGCGCACGCCTGATTACGACGGCGCTGCATCAGCTCGAGCGCATCAACGGACGTTTCGCGCTGTGCACGATGTGTATCGGCGTCGGGCAAGGCATCGCACTCGCCATCGAGCGCGTCTGA
- a CDS encoding enoyl-CoA hydratase, whose translation MGFENILVETRGRVGLITLNRPKALNALNDALMDELGEALRAFDSDEGIGAIVITGSEKAFAAGADIGMMSTYSYMDVYKGDYITRNWEAVRSVRKPIIAAVAGFALGGGCELAMMCDIILAADTAKFGQPEIKLGVMPGAGGTQRLPRAVSKAKAMDMCLTARFMDAAEAERSGLVSRVIPAANLIDEAITAAATIAEFPMPAVMMVKESVNRAYETTLAEGVHFERRLFHSLFATEDQKEGMTAFVEKRKPVFKHR comes from the coding sequence ATGGGTTTCGAGAACATTCTGGTTGAGACACGGGGCCGCGTCGGTCTCATTACATTGAATCGTCCGAAAGCGCTCAACGCGCTGAATGACGCGCTAATGGATGAGCTGGGCGAAGCGCTGCGCGCGTTCGATTCGGATGAAGGCATCGGCGCCATTGTTATTACTGGAAGCGAAAAGGCGTTTGCGGCAGGCGCGGACATCGGAATGATGTCGACGTACTCTTATATGGATGTATATAAGGGCGACTACATCACGCGGAACTGGGAAGCTGTCCGATCAGTTCGCAAGCCGATCATTGCCGCTGTTGCCGGTTTCGCGCTCGGCGGCGGCTGCGAGCTCGCGATGATGTGCGACATCATTCTTGCCGCTGACACGGCGAAATTCGGTCAGCCGGAGATCAAGCTAGGCGTCATGCCTGGAGCCGGCGGCACGCAACGGTTGCCCCGCGCGGTGTCGAAGGCCAAGGCGATGGATATGTGCTTGACCGCGCGATTCATGGATGCCGCCGAGGCGGAGCGCTCCGGACTGGTGTCGCGTGTGATCCCGGCGGCGAATCTGATCGACGAGGCAATCACTGCGGCTGCGACCATCGCCGAGTTTCCGATGCCGGCGGTGATGATGGTGAAGGAGTCGGTCAACCGCGCTTACGAGACAACGTTGGCAGAAGGCGTGCATTTCGAGCGTCGATTGTTCCATTCGCTGTTCGCAACGGAAGACCAGAAAGAAGGGATGACGGCTTTCGTCGAGAAGCGAAAACCGGTCTTTAAACACCGCTGA
- a CDS encoding aminodeoxychorismate/anthranilate synthase component II — translation MLLMIDNYDSFTYNLVQYFGELGEDVRTYRNDEITLDEIAKLNPERICLSPGPSNPQHAGITLDVLREFSGKYPILGVCLGHQAIGEAFGGRVVRAQTIMHGKVSQIETDCKGVFSDLPKHFTVTRYHSLAIERESLPDCLEVSAWTNDGEIMGVRHKTLPVEGVQFHPESILSEHGHALLENFVKQSKAVARSA, via the coding sequence ATGCTGCTGATGATCGACAACTACGATTCGTTCACCTATAACCTGGTCCAGTACTTCGGCGAACTCGGCGAAGACGTACGGACCTATCGCAACGACGAAATCACCCTCGACGAAATCGCGAAGCTCAACCCCGAGCGCATCTGCCTGTCGCCGGGGCCGAGCAATCCGCAACATGCAGGCATCACGCTCGACGTGCTGCGCGAATTTTCCGGCAAGTACCCGATTCTCGGCGTGTGCCTCGGCCATCAGGCGATCGGCGAAGCGTTCGGCGGCCGTGTGGTACGCGCGCAGACCATCATGCACGGCAAGGTGAGCCAGATCGAAACTGACTGCAAAGGCGTATTCTCCGACCTGCCGAAGCACTTCACCGTCACGCGCTATCACTCGCTCGCGATCGAGCGCGAATCGCTGCCTGATTGCCTCGAAGTATCCGCATGGACCAACGACGGCGAAATCATGGGCGTGCGCCACAAGACGCTGCCGGTAGAAGGCGTGCAGTTCCACCCGGAATCGATCCTGTCGGAACACGGCCACGCGTTGCTCGAAAACTTCGTGAAGCAGTCGAAGGCCGTGGCGCGTAGCGCTTAA
- the paaK gene encoding phenylacetate--CoA ligase PaaK, which produces MTTPLPLDPIEKASRDELAALQLERLKWSLTHAYENSPVYRRKFDEAGVHPSELKTLSDLSRFPFTTKKDLRDNYPFGLFAVPQDQISRIHASSGTTGKPTVVGYTARDIDTWANLVARSIRAAGARRGDKVHVSYGYGLFTGGLGAHYGAERAGLTVIPFGGGQTEKQVQLIQDFCPDIIMVTPSYMLSIADELERQGVDPKTCSLRIGIFGAEPWTNDMRRAIEERMGIDAVDIYGLSEVMGPGVASECVETKDGPTIWEDHFYPEIIDPETGEVLPDGELGELVFTSLTKEALPIIRYRTRDLTRLLPGTARTMRRMEKITGRSDDMMIIRGVNVFPTQIEELLLKQHALAPHYQIVLTREGPLDVMTLNIEPCPETAPDAAALDAARKALAYDIKALIGVTANVVLLGVNGIERSVGKARRVIDKRKAGA; this is translated from the coding sequence ATGACTACCCCGCTCCCGCTCGACCCTATCGAAAAGGCGAGCCGCGACGAACTCGCAGCACTTCAGCTCGAACGGCTGAAATGGTCGCTCACTCACGCCTATGAGAATTCCCCTGTCTATCGACGCAAGTTCGATGAAGCGGGCGTGCATCCCTCGGAGCTGAAGACACTGTCCGACCTGTCGCGCTTCCCCTTCACTACGAAAAAGGATCTACGCGACAACTATCCGTTTGGCCTGTTCGCCGTGCCGCAAGATCAGATTTCGCGCATTCATGCGTCATCGGGAACGACGGGCAAGCCGACCGTCGTCGGCTATACCGCGCGCGATATCGACACCTGGGCGAACCTCGTCGCACGTTCGATCCGTGCGGCAGGCGCGCGGCGCGGCGACAAGGTTCACGTGAGCTACGGCTATGGCCTGTTCACGGGCGGTCTCGGTGCGCATTACGGCGCCGAACGCGCAGGTCTCACGGTCATTCCATTCGGCGGCGGTCAGACCGAAAAGCAGGTTCAGCTGATTCAGGACTTCTGTCCCGACATCATCATGGTGACGCCGAGCTACATGCTGTCGATCGCCGACGAACTGGAGCGTCAGGGTGTCGATCCCAAGACGTGCTCGCTGCGCATCGGCATCTTTGGCGCGGAGCCCTGGACCAACGACATGCGCCGCGCGATCGAAGAACGAATGGGCATTGACGCCGTCGACATCTACGGCTTGTCCGAGGTGATGGGTCCGGGCGTGGCGTCCGAATGCGTCGAAACCAAAGACGGCCCGACAATCTGGGAAGATCACTTCTACCCCGAGATCATCGATCCCGAAACGGGCGAAGTATTGCCGGACGGCGAACTCGGCGAACTCGTATTCACGTCGCTGACCAAAGAGGCGTTGCCGATCATCCGTTACCGCACGCGTGATCTCACGCGTCTGCTGCCCGGCACCGCGCGCACGATGCGCCGGATGGAAAAAATCACCGGTCGCTCGGACGACATGATGATCATTCGCGGCGTCAACGTGTTCCCGACGCAGATCGAAGAACTGCTGCTGAAGCAGCACGCGCTCGCGCCGCATTATCAGATCGTGCTGACGAGAGAAGGCCCGCTCGACGTGATGACGCTGAACATCGAACCGTGCCCGGAGACCGCGCCGGACGCGGCCGCGCTGGACGCCGCACGTAAAGCTCTGGCGTATGACATCAAGGCACTGATCGGCGTGACGGCGAACGTTGTGCTGCTCGGCGTGAACGGCATCGAGCGATCGGTGGGTAAGGCGCGTCGCGTGATCGACAAGCGCAAGGCAGGCGCGTAA
- the paaG gene encoding 2-(1,2-epoxy-1,2-dihydrophenyl)acetyl-CoA isomerase PaaG: protein MTYEAIGVDIDAATRVATVTLNRPDKLNSFTRAMHQELRAALDEVEAAGARALILTGAGRGFCAGQDLADLDFTPGAMTDLGDLIDKHFNPLIRRLQALPLPVIAAVNGTAAGAGANLALACDLVLAARSASFIQAFVKIGLVPDSGGTWFLPQRVGMARALGLAITGDKLSADKAESWGLIWKAVDDAELQSTATQIAAQLAQQPTRAIAAIKQAMRSSATQTLDQQLDLERDMQRELGASHDYAEGVRAFIEKRAPRFEGR, encoded by the coding sequence ATGACCTATGAAGCGATCGGCGTAGACATCGACGCCGCCACGCGCGTCGCGACCGTGACGCTAAACCGCCCCGACAAGCTGAACAGCTTCACGCGTGCCATGCATCAGGAACTGAGGGCGGCACTCGACGAAGTAGAAGCCGCCGGCGCACGCGCGCTCATACTCACGGGCGCCGGCCGTGGCTTCTGCGCCGGCCAGGATCTGGCCGATCTCGATTTCACGCCGGGCGCCATGACGGATCTCGGCGACCTGATCGATAAACACTTCAACCCGTTGATCCGACGTCTGCAAGCCCTTCCGCTGCCCGTCATCGCCGCCGTCAATGGAACGGCGGCAGGCGCAGGCGCGAATCTCGCGCTCGCCTGCGACCTCGTGCTGGCCGCACGTTCGGCGAGCTTCATCCAGGCCTTCGTGAAAATTGGCCTCGTGCCGGATTCCGGCGGCACGTGGTTCCTGCCGCAACGCGTGGGCATGGCTCGCGCGTTGGGGCTCGCGATCACGGGCGACAAGCTCAGCGCTGACAAGGCGGAAAGCTGGGGCCTTATCTGGAAGGCCGTGGACGATGCCGAATTGCAGAGCACGGCAACCCAGATCGCCGCGCAACTCGCGCAACAGCCCACACGCGCGATCGCGGCCATCAAGCAGGCGATGCGGTCGAGCGCCACGCAAACGCTCGATCAGCAACTCGACCTCGAACGTGACATGCAGCGCGAACTCGGCGCATCGCATGACTACGCGGAAGGGGTCCGTGCGTTCATCGAAAAGCGCGCGCCGCGCTTCGAGGGCCGCTGA
- a CDS encoding phosphoglycolate phosphatase, with translation METAPRYPAPAFTAGKIRAAIVDLDGTMVDTADDFTASLNGMLAQFDAEETSREEVMDYVGKGSEHLIRSVLAPRFEAELAQSRFDEALAIYQEEYAKINGLHTRLYPDVEAGLIALRDAGLVLACVTNKPHRFATRLLEHHGLLRYFGIVLGGDSVAAKKPDPLPMLTACKALGVSPDEAVAIGDSQNDAFAGRAAGMATLTVPYGYNHGESVQTIKSDGIVVSLLGAAKAIAAHNVVR, from the coding sequence ATGGAAACGGCGCCTCGTTACCCCGCTCCCGCCTTCACGGCCGGCAAGATTCGCGCGGCAATCGTCGATCTCGACGGCACGATGGTCGATACCGCCGACGACTTCACCGCGTCCCTGAATGGCATGCTCGCCCAGTTCGACGCGGAGGAAACCTCGCGCGAAGAAGTAATGGACTACGTCGGCAAGGGCTCCGAGCATCTGATCCGCAGCGTGCTCGCGCCGCGCTTCGAAGCCGAACTGGCGCAGTCGCGCTTCGACGAGGCGCTCGCGATCTACCAGGAGGAGTACGCGAAGATCAACGGTCTGCACACGCGGCTCTATCCCGACGTCGAAGCGGGCTTGATCGCGTTGCGCGACGCGGGTCTCGTGCTCGCGTGCGTGACCAACAAGCCGCATCGTTTCGCGACCCGGTTGCTCGAGCATCACGGGCTGCTGCGCTACTTCGGTATCGTGCTGGGCGGCGACAGCGTCGCGGCGAAAAAGCCCGATCCGCTGCCCATGCTCACCGCCTGCAAAGCGCTCGGCGTGTCGCCCGACGAGGCCGTCGCGATCGGCGATTCGCAGAACGATGCGTTCGCGGGCCGCGCAGCCGGCATGGCGACGCTGACCGTCCCGTATGGCTACAATCACGGCGAATCTGTTCAAACCATAAAATCCGATGGTATAGTTGTGTCGCTGTTGGGCGCCGCCAAGGCAATCGCAGCGCACAATGTAGTAAGATGA
- the trpE gene encoding anthranilate synthase component I has translation MTELEFQSLANEGFNRIPLIAEALADLETPLSLYLKLAQTERNGANSFLLESVVGGERFGRYSFIGLPARTLIRTHNGVTEVVKDGKVTETHDGDPLEFIQQFQGRFKVALRPGLPRFAGGLAGYFGYDAVRYIEKKLAHTAPPDDLNLPDIQLLLTEEVAVIDNLAGKLYLVIYADPTTPEAYTRAKQRLRELKQRLRTTVQPPVTSASVRTEIFREFKKDDYLAAVRKAKEYIAAGELMQVQVGQRLTKPYRDNPLSLYRALRSLNPSPYMYYYNFGEFHVVGASPEILVRQEKRNEDRIVTIRPLAGTRPRGNTPERDAELATELLNDPKEVAEHVMLIDLARNDVGRIAQIGSVSVTDKMVIEKYSHVQHIVSSVEGTLKPGMTNFDVLRATFPAGTLSGAPKVRAMELIDELEPVKRGLYGGAVGYLSFTGEMDLAITIRTGVICNGNLYVQAAAGVVADSVPESEWQETENKARAVLRAAEQVQDGLDSDF, from the coding sequence ATGACCGAACTCGAATTTCAGTCCCTCGCGAACGAGGGCTTCAATCGCATCCCGTTGATCGCCGAAGCGCTGGCCGACCTCGAAACGCCGCTTTCGCTGTACCTGAAGCTCGCGCAAACCGAGCGCAACGGCGCGAACTCGTTTCTGCTCGAATCGGTGGTGGGCGGCGAACGCTTTGGCCGTTACTCGTTCATCGGTCTGCCGGCTCGCACGCTGATCCGCACGCATAACGGCGTGACGGAAGTCGTGAAAGACGGCAAGGTCACTGAGACGCACGATGGCGATCCGCTCGAATTCATCCAGCAGTTCCAGGGCCGTTTCAAGGTCGCGCTGCGTCCGGGCCTACCGCGTTTCGCGGGCGGTCTTGCTGGCTACTTCGGCTACGACGCCGTGCGCTACATCGAGAAGAAGCTCGCGCACACGGCCCCGCCCGACGACCTGAACCTGCCCGACATCCAACTGCTGCTGACGGAAGAAGTCGCCGTCATCGACAACCTCGCGGGCAAGCTGTACCTCGTGATCTACGCCGATCCGACCACGCCCGAAGCGTACACGCGCGCCAAGCAGCGTCTGCGCGAACTGAAGCAACGCCTGCGTACGACGGTGCAGCCGCCCGTAACGTCGGCGAGTGTGCGCACCGAAATTTTCCGCGAGTTCAAGAAGGACGATTACCTCGCCGCCGTGCGCAAGGCGAAGGAATACATCGCGGCAGGCGAACTGATGCAGGTGCAGGTCGGCCAGCGTCTGACGAAACCGTATCGCGACAACCCGCTGTCGCTTTACCGCGCGCTGCGTTCGCTGAATCCGTCGCCGTACATGTACTACTACAACTTCGGCGAATTCCATGTGGTCGGCGCCTCGCCGGAAATTCTGGTGCGTCAGGAAAAGCGCAACGAAGACCGCATCGTCACGATCCGTCCTCTGGCAGGCACACGTCCGCGCGGCAACACGCCCGAGCGCGACGCCGAACTCGCCACCGAACTGCTGAACGATCCGAAGGAAGTCGCCGAGCACGTGATGCTGATCGACCTCGCGCGCAACGACGTGGGCCGTATCGCGCAGATCGGTTCGGTGTCGGTGACCGACAAGATGGTGATCGAAAAGTATTCGCACGTGCAGCACATCGTCAGTTCGGTCGAGGGCACGCTGAAGCCGGGCATGACCAACTTCGACGTGCTGCGCGCGACGTTCCCGGCGGGCACGCTGTCGGGCGCGCCGAAGGTTCGCGCGATGGAACTGATCGACGAACTCGAACCCGTGAAGCGCGGCCTCTACGGCGGCGCGGTCGGCTACCTGTCGTTCACGGGCGAGATGGACCTCGCGATCACGATCCGCACGGGCGTGATCTGCAACGGCAATCTGTACGTGCAGGCGGCAGCGGGCGTGGTCGCCGACTCGGTGCCCGAATCCGAATGGCAAGAGACCGAGAACAAGGCGCGCGCCGTGCTGCGCGCCGCCGAGCAAGTGCAAGACGGCCTCGATAGCGACTTCTGA
- the paaN gene encoding phenylacetic acid degradation protein PaaN, translated as MTHPLFTKHEDTLQKALAAIETRGYWSPFAEMPSPKVYGETANADGESAFKAHLNKKFELDQPSTGETAAAEQSPFGFPLGIRYPKSDPDALIAAAAKAQRKWREAGPKAWIGVSLEILTRLNRLSFEIGYSVMHTTGQAFMMAFQAGGPHAQDRALEAVTYAWDQLRRIPADAHWEKPQGKNPPLAMQKRFNIVPRGTGLVLGCCTFPTWNGYPGLFADLATGNTVIVKPHPGAILPLAITVRVARDVLREAGFDPNVVTLLATEPNDGELVQNLAQRPEIKLIDFTGSTQNGTWLERNAHQAQVFTEKAGVNQIVIDSVDDIKAAARNIAFSLALYSGQMCTAPQNIYVPRDGIRTAEGTIPFQAVADAIAGAVQKLGSDPARAVELLGAIQNEAIEQRIDEARKLGHVLADSQSLEHPTFAGARIRTPLVLQLDAATDKAKFTKEWFGPVSFVIATDSTAQSLELAGRIAAEHGALTLSVYSTDDTVIEAATEASILGGVALSINLTSGVFVNQSAAFSDFHGTGANPAANAALADAAFVANRFRVVQSRVHVEPKAVAA; from the coding sequence ATGACCCACCCACTCTTTACGAAGCACGAAGACACGTTGCAGAAAGCCCTTGCCGCCATTGAAACCCGCGGCTACTGGAGCCCATTCGCTGAAATGCCGAGCCCCAAAGTGTACGGGGAAACGGCGAACGCGGACGGCGAATCCGCGTTCAAGGCTCACCTGAACAAAAAGTTCGAACTCGACCAGCCGAGCACGGGCGAGACGGCGGCAGCAGAACAATCGCCTTTCGGTTTCCCGCTAGGGATCCGCTACCCCAAATCCGATCCGGATGCGCTGATTGCTGCTGCAGCCAAAGCCCAACGGAAATGGCGCGAAGCTGGTCCCAAGGCCTGGATCGGCGTGAGCCTCGAGATCCTCACGCGCCTCAATCGACTGAGCTTTGAGATCGGGTACAGCGTGATGCACACCACTGGCCAGGCATTCATGATGGCTTTTCAGGCGGGCGGCCCGCATGCGCAGGATCGCGCGCTCGAAGCCGTCACCTACGCGTGGGACCAGTTGCGCCGAATCCCCGCCGACGCTCATTGGGAAAAGCCGCAGGGTAAGAATCCGCCGCTCGCGATGCAGAAGCGCTTCAACATCGTGCCGCGCGGCACAGGTCTCGTCCTCGGATGCTGCACGTTCCCGACGTGGAATGGTTACCCCGGCCTGTTCGCAGACCTGGCAACCGGCAACACCGTAATCGTCAAGCCGCATCCGGGCGCGATCCTGCCGCTCGCGATTACCGTGCGCGTCGCCCGCGACGTGCTGCGTGAAGCCGGTTTCGATCCGAACGTCGTGACCTTGCTCGCGACCGAACCGAACGACGGCGAACTCGTTCAGAACCTCGCGCAGCGCCCGGAAATCAAGCTCATCGACTTCACAGGCAGCACGCAAAACGGCACCTGGCTGGAGCGCAATGCGCATCAGGCGCAAGTGTTCACCGAAAAGGCCGGCGTGAACCAGATCGTGATCGACTCCGTCGACGACATCAAAGCCGCCGCGCGCAACATCGCATTCTCGCTGGCACTCTACTCGGGCCAGATGTGTACCGCGCCGCAAAACATCTACGTGCCGCGCGACGGCATTCGCACGGCTGAAGGCACGATCCCCTTCCAGGCCGTTGCCGACGCCATTGCCGGCGCTGTCCAGAAGCTCGGCTCGGACCCGGCTCGCGCGGTAGAACTGCTGGGCGCGATCCAGAACGAAGCCATCGAGCAACGTATCGACGAAGCCCGCAAGCTGGGACACGTTCTCGCGGACAGCCAGTCGCTCGAACATCCGACATTCGCGGGCGCCCGCATACGTACTCCTCTGGTTCTGCAACTCGATGCCGCGACGGACAAAGCGAAGTTCACGAAAGAATGGTTCGGCCCGGTCTCCTTCGTGATCGCGACAGACTCGACCGCGCAGTCGCTCGAACTTGCCGGCCGCATCGCCGCCGAACATGGCGCGCTCACTCTCTCCGTCTATAGCACGGACGACACGGTGATCGAGGCGGCCACGGAAGCCTCGATTCTTGGCGGCGTCGCGCTCTCTATCAATCTGACTAGCGGCGTTTTCGTCAATCAGTCGGCAGCGTTCTCGGACTTCCACGGCACGGGCGCCAACCCCGCTGCGAATGCCGCGCTCGCCGACGCTGCCTTCGTCGCGAATCGCTTCCGCGTTGTTCAAAGCCGGGTTCATGTTGAGCCAAAGGCCGTTGCCGCGTAA
- the apaG gene encoding Co2+/Mg2+ efflux protein ApaG has protein sequence MSQYEFSVSSQVRYIAEESDPEHRKYAFAYTLTIRNTGQVAAQLIARHWVITDSENRVQEVKGLGVVGHQPLLKPGEQFEYTSYAVIATPVGTMRGEYFCVAEDGERWDAPVPEFVLRMPRTLH, from the coding sequence ATGAGCCAGTACGAATTCAGCGTGTCCTCCCAGGTCCGGTACATCGCCGAGGAGTCGGACCCGGAGCATCGGAAATACGCTTTCGCCTACACGCTCACCATCCGCAATACAGGCCAGGTCGCCGCGCAACTGATCGCGCGCCACTGGGTCATTACGGATAGCGAAAATCGCGTTCAGGAAGTGAAAGGGCTGGGTGTGGTCGGGCATCAGCCGTTGCTGAAGCCGGGCGAGCAGTTCGAGTACACCAGTTACGCAGTGATCGCGACACCCGTGGGGACGATGCGCGGCGAGTATTTTTGCGTGGCGGAGGACGGTGAGCGCTGGGACGCGCCCGTGCCGGAATTCGTTCTGCGCATGCCGCGCACGCTGCATTGA
- the rpe gene encoding ribulose-phosphate 3-epimerase has protein sequence MTQFRIAPSILSADFARLGEEVRNVVAAGADWIHFDVMDNHYVPNLTIGPLVCEAIRPHVQVPIDVHLMVRPVDRIVPDFAKAGANVISFHPEGSDHIDRTLSLIRDHGCKAGLVFNPATPLNYLDHVMDKVDLVLIMSVNPGFGGQSFIPEALNKLREARAKIDAYNEKTGREIHLEVDGGVKVDNIAEIAAAGADTFVAGSAIFGHPDYKTIIDKMRGALASVGR, from the coding sequence ATGACTCAATTCCGCATCGCTCCCAGCATTCTGTCCGCCGACTTCGCGCGGCTCGGCGAAGAAGTCCGCAACGTCGTCGCCGCGGGCGCCGACTGGATTCACTTCGACGTGATGGACAACCACTACGTGCCGAACCTGACGATTGGCCCGCTCGTGTGCGAGGCGATCCGCCCGCACGTGCAGGTGCCCATCGACGTGCATCTGATGGTACGCCCCGTCGACCGCATCGTGCCGGACTTCGCGAAGGCCGGCGCAAACGTGATCAGCTTCCATCCGGAAGGCTCGGATCATATCGACCGCACGCTGTCGCTGATTCGCGACCACGGCTGCAAGGCGGGCCTCGTGTTCAATCCCGCCACGCCGCTGAATTACCTTGATCACGTGATGGACAAGGTGGATCTCGTGCTGATCATGTCGGTGAATCCTGGCTTCGGCGGGCAGTCGTTCATTCCCGAGGCGCTGAACAAGCTGCGCGAAGCACGCGCGAAAATCGACGCGTACAACGAAAAGACCGGCCGCGAGATTCATCTTGAAGTGGACGGTGGCGTGAAAGTCGACAACATCGCGGAAATTGCGGCGGCGGGCGCGGATACCTTCGTGGCCGGCTCGGCGATCTTCGGCCACCCGGACTACAAGACGATCATCGACAAGATGCGCGGCGCGCTGGCATCGGTTGGGCGCTGA